The genomic interval CATCATTAGGATCAATTGCTATGTGGGTAATTCTTCCTATACCTGGGTTATAACCTGTTGTAACAGTAACATTAGTTGGCCCTAATTGTTCCCAACTATTTACAGCCAATCTAGAAGATTTTGATTCTAAGTTTAATTCTGCATTATACCTTTTAAGTTCATTGATATAAAAAGAATTCCTTTTAACAAATCCATTTTCATCAACTTTCCGTTTAGCATTATATTCCCATCTCTTGTACTGTTTATAACCTGTACCTCTTCCTTCTCCTTTAATTGAGAAATAATTATTTGCTTCTTTTTGAATTTCTTTAAAGGTAAAAGTTCCTTTGGATATCATTTTTTTATACTCTTGTCCATAAGAAATTGAACAAACAAAAAGTACAAGTGGGAAAATGTATTTTTTAATCATTGTAGTATATTTAATTAGTTACGGTAAAAGTACTTAAATTTATTCTAGCCCTTTACATAGCACTTATAATATCATATTTTGTAATTATATGATGCTTACCATTTTCTAAATCAACTAAAACAGCTGGGTTTTCCTTGGTGATTAATTTAGAAACCTCTTCAATTCCTGCTGATTTTTTCACAATAGGAAACGCTGCTCCCATGACTTCTTTTATGGGTTTATCCGCAATATCTTTATCAGCAATAAAACTATGCAATAAATCAGATTCATCTACAGATCCAACAAATCCATTAGCGTCTCTAACTGGAATTTGAGATATTTTAAAATCACGCATTCTTTCAATGGCATGAGAAACTAATTCTTCTGTTTGTAAAGTTACCATAGATTTGTCAACATGACTTTTTATTAAATCTGCAGCGGTTGTTACTTCTTCTTCAAGGAAACCTCTATCTCGCATCCAATCATCATTAAACATTTTACCCACATACCTACTTCCATGGTCATGAAATAACACCACAACGACATCATCTTTTGTAAAATGCTCTTTTAATTGTAACAAGCCTTTAATAGCCGAACCTGCAGAATTACCTACAAAAATCCCTTCTTCTTTGGCAATTTTACGTGTATAAACTGCCGCATCTTTATCTGTTACTTTTGTAAACCCATCTATTAAAGAAAAATCTACGTTTTTAGGTAAAATATCTTCTCCAATTCCTTCTGTGATGTAAGGATAAATTTCGTTCTCATCAAAAATACCAGTTTCATGATATTTTTTAAAAACTGAACCATACGTATCTACGCCCCAAATTTTAATATTCGGATTTTTCTCTTTTAAGTATTTAGCTGTTCCAGAAACAGTTCCACCAGTACCTACACCAACAACAAAGTGGGTGATTTTACCATCTGTTTGTTCCCAAATTTCTGGTGCAGTTTGTTCATAATGCGCTACAGCATTTGACGGATTATCATATTGATTTACATACCAAGAATTTGGTGTTTCTTTCCCTAATCGTTTAGATACTGAATAATATGACCTTGGATCATCTGGTTCTACATTTGTTGGACAAACCACAACCTCAGCTCCAACAGCACGTAAAATATCCATTTTTTCTTTGGATTGCTTATCAGAAATAACAAAAATACATTTGTAACCTTTTACAATAGCTGCTAATGCTAAACCCATCCCTGTATTTCCAGAAGTACCTTCAATAATTGTTCCTCCTGGTTTTAAACGTCCATCAGCTTCTGCATCTTCAATCATTTTTAACGCCATTCTATCTTTTACAGAATTTCCTGGGTTAAATGTTTCTACTTTTGCTAACACTAAAGCATCCACTTCTTTTGTTACAGAATTTAAGCGAACCATTGGTGTATTACCAATAGTTTCCAATATATTTTTTGCGTAATTCATCGTCATATTTTGATGAAACAAAGTAACGAAATAAAATAGATAAATTATGAAGTTATGGAAATTTTGATGTAAAATCAATTAATCAAATAAAATTAACCTCTCAAAAACTTAATAAATTATTAATTATGCAAATTTGATTGATTTGACTGGGAGTATTTTTGTAATTATATAAGAAGGTATTACAAGCATTACAAAACATAAAACCAATGTTCCAAGATTTAAAAGTAGAATATACCCTATATTAAAATACACAGGAATCTTAGTTACATAATAGGTTTCTGGATCTAAAGAAATTATTCCAAATTGTTTTTGAGTCATTAGTAGAACGAATGCTATTATATTTCCCCAAAACAATCCTTTTAAAATTAAATAGGCAGCATTATATAAAAATATTTTTCTAACACTGGTATCATTAGAACCTAATGCCTTTAAAATACCAATCATTTGCACTCTTTCTAAAATCATCACTAACAAAGCGGTAATCATATTAATACTAGCCACTAAAATCATAATTCCAATAATAAACCACACATTATTATTGGTTAGTTTTATCCAATCAAAAATTGCAGGATTATTACCAACAATAGTCATGCTATTTAATGTTGAACCAATTGAACTGTAGACTTCGTTTCCTTTTTGTTTTAACTCATCAAAATCATCAATCAATACCTCAAAACCTCCAACTTGATTTTCGTTCCATTTATTTAATCGTTGTACTTCTCTAATATCTCCAAGAATAACTGAACCATCAAATTGAGCAAAACCAGTATCATAAACACCAACAATAACTTGCTTTCTTTTACTTGGTAAGGATTTTCTAGAGTCTTTTAAAAAGTATGTATTGATAGTATCATTCAATTTTAAACTTAAACGATTCATAATAGTTTTAGAAACTAATATTTCCCTACAACGCTCTAAATTTAAATTCGGAATTCTACCTTCTTTTAAATAACTCTTAAAAAAAGACCAATCATAATCGGTAGAAACACCTTTCATTAAAATACCTTCAAAATCAGTTTCTGTTCTTATAATCCCTCCTCTACTTGCAACTATTTGTACATTTTTAATACCGCTGATATCTTTAAACGCTGGATAGAAATCTTGATTTTTATCAATCGGACTTGTAGAAACATCAGAATTATTATTATCATAATTCATAATTTGAATATGACCTTTAAAACCAGCCATTTTATCACGAATTTTATGCTGAAAACCATCACCAACAGTAACCGCAATCATCATAATAATAAAACCTAAAGCAATTGCAGTGATTGCAATTTTTATTATTGGCGATGAAATGCTATTTTTATACTCTTTGCCAGCAATGATGCGTTTGGCTATAAATAACTCGTAATTCAATCTTTATGAAATTAAGTAGATTCAAAAGTACATATTTATTATTGTTTTTATTGATGAATTTTCAGCTGATTTCTTGTGCGCAGAAGACAAAAGGTCAAAGATTAAAGGTGAAAAGTGAAAGTTTAAAAACAGAAAAACCTAAAATTAAAACTGGTGCGGAAAGAACAAACCTTTATTTGAATATTTTAAAAGGAAAAATTGTTGCTGTGGTGGCGAATCAGACTTCGGTTATTTTTAGAGAAGTAAGAAACAGCAAGAAAAAAGCAAAACATTTAGTAGATACTCTTTTAGCTTTAAATATTAATTTGAAAAAAGTTTTTTCTCCAGAACATGGTTTCAGAGGAAAAGCTGATGCCGGCGCTCATGTAGATGATGGGATTGACACAAAAACTGGATTGCCTATTTTATCACTCCATGGAAAAAACAAAAAACCTACTAAAGATCAATTAAAAGGTATTGATATCGTTGTTTTTGATATTCAAGATGTTGGCGTACGTTTTTACACCTACATTTCTACTTTACATTATGTTATGGAAGCTTGTGCAGAAGCAGGAATTCCTGTGATAGTTTTAGACAGACCAAACCCTAACGGACATTATGTTGACGGACCCGTTTTAGAACCTAAACATTCAAGTTTTGTTGGTAAACACCCTGTTCCTGTTGTTTATGGAATGACGATTGGCGAATACGGACACATGATTAACGGCGAAAATTGGTTAGCAAATAGTGTTCAATGTGATTTAACTGTTATTCGATTAGCAAATTACACACACAAAACTACTTATAGTTTACCGATAAAACCTTCACCGAATTTACCAAATGATAAAAGTATAAACCTCTATCCTAGTTTAGGTTTTTTTGAAGGCACAACTATAAACGCTGGTAGAGGAACAAGTACTCAATTTCAAATGTATGGTGCACCTTTTTTTAAGGAAACTAAATTTAGCTATACACCAAAAGCTAATGAAGGTGCTAAATACCCAAAACACAAAAACAAACTTTGTAACGGTATAGATTTACGTACTAATAAACATTTAAGTCGTTTAGACTTATCATTTTTGAAAGATGCCTATAAACGAACTCCAATAAAAGAAAAATTCTTCGGAAAAACATTTACAATTCATGCAGGTACTAAAAAACTACAACAACAAATTGAGCAAGGTTTAACAGAATCTCAAATTAGAAGAACTTGGACTAAAGATTTGAAAGCGTTTAAGAAAGTTAGAAAGAAGTATTTGATTTATGAGTAATTGTCATTCCTGCAAAGGCAGGAATCCAGACTTCAAAAATACATGAAAACAATCCATCAATATTATGTTTATATTTTAGCAAGCAAGATTAGAGGAACATTATATATTGGTGTAACTAATGATTTACAAAGAAGAGTTTACGAACACAAAATGGGAATCAAAAAAGGTTTCACTCAAAAGTATAACGTAAGTAAACTAATGTATTTTGAGACATTTCAAAGCATTGAAGAAGCAATTACAAGAGAAAGTAATATGAAGAAATGGAAACGTGACTGGAAAATAAAACTGATTGAAAAAGACAACATAAAATGGTTAGATTTACCTAAAGATTGGTATGATAACATTTTAAAGGATTAGTTTGGATTCCTGCCTACGCAGGAATGACAAAAAAAAGTAGTTGACATACCTAATCGTAAGTTTTCATAGACAATTCAACTTTTTCTATTTCTTTGTTAAAAAAGCAGGAAGTCATTGTAGTATAAAGTACTGTCTGGTCTTTTGTACTTAGTTTTATAAGCAATCATTCGCTACTCCAAATTAGTCGGTTTCCTATATCCTTGAAAGGGTTGTTTTAATAATTCTTTTAAAGAAGAGTTTGTTGCTTCATCTGGAAAAGTATCAACACCATAATTAATTTTTTCTCTATCTAATTCTAAGTAGGTTCCAAAAATTCTATCCCAAATAGAAAAGATATTTCCGTAATTAGAATCTGTATACGGCAACATATTATGATGATGCACTTTATGCATATCTGGCGAAACCAATACAAAACTAATTAACTTATCAATCTTCCTCGGCATTTTAAGATTAGCATGCGTAAACTGAGTAGAAATTAACGAACAAGATTGATACAACATAACAATTCCAATGGGTGTTCCTACTAGAAAAATACCTAATAAGGTAAATGTAAAACGGATAACACTTTCTATTGGATGATGTCTATTCGCCGTAGTAGTATCAACTTTATGATCTGTGTGATGTACCAAATGCACCATCCATAAAGGTTTTACTTTGTGCTCTGTAAAATGCGCTAAGTACGCTCCGAAAAAATCTAAGAAAACAACACCTAAAACCACATACAACCACAAAGGCATTTCTGGTAACCAATTAATTAATCCAAAATTATTGACTTGTACCCAATCTGCAGTTTGTAGTAATAAAAACGCCAATGCAAAATTTATGATAATGGTTGTTGCTGTAAAAAACAGATTCGGAAAGGCATGTTTCCATTTTTTATATTTAAAATTAAATAGCGGTAATGCACCCTCTAAAAGCCAGAAAAAAGTAATTCCTCCAACAACAATAGCTGCTCTATGTGGCGAGGGTATATTCTCAAAATAATGTATGATTGTTTCCAAGTTGATGTATTTTTTCTAAAAATAGAAAAAATGTTGGTCATGGCGAACAAAGTGAAGCAATCTTTTTAAAAGGATACTACGATTTTTTAAAAATTCTTGCAGTGACAATTCTTAACTTCTTCTCTTCTTAACCTTCCCTTCTATTGGCATTCGCTTTTTTAAAGCTTCAACAATATTATAAGCAGCTGGACAAACTGCAGTATTCTCTATAGTTAAGTTTGTAATCTGACTAAACTTTTTTCTATTCGTATGCGGATATTCTGCACACGCTTTAGGTCTCACATTATAA from Lutibacter sp. Hel_I_33_5 carries:
- a CDS encoding pyridoxal-phosphate dependent enzyme yields the protein MNYAKNILETIGNTPMVRLNSVTKEVDALVLAKVETFNPGNSVKDRMALKMIEDAEADGRLKPGGTIIEGTSGNTGMGLALAAIVKGYKCIFVISDKQSKEKMDILRAVGAEVVVCPTNVEPDDPRSYYSVSKRLGKETPNSWYVNQYDNPSNAVAHYEQTAPEIWEQTDGKITHFVVGVGTGGTVSGTAKYLKEKNPNIKIWGVDTYGSVFKKYHETGIFDENEIYPYITEGIGEDILPKNVDFSLIDGFTKVTDKDAAVYTRKIAKEEGIFVGNSAGSAIKGLLQLKEHFTKDDVVVVLFHDHGSRYVGKMFNDDWMRDRGFLEEEVTTAADLIKSHVDKSMVTLQTEELVSHAIERMRDFKISQIPVRDANGFVGSVDESDLLHSFIADKDIADKPIKEVMGAAFPIVKKSAGIEEVSKLITKENPAVLVDLENGKHHIITKYDIISAM
- a CDS encoding ABC transporter permease; this translates as MNYELFIAKRIIAGKEYKNSISSPIIKIAITAIALGFIIMMIAVTVGDGFQHKIRDKMAGFKGHIQIMNYDNNNSDVSTSPIDKNQDFYPAFKDISGIKNVQIVASRGGIIRTETDFEGILMKGVSTDYDWSFFKSYLKEGRIPNLNLERCREILVSKTIMNRLSLKLNDTINTYFLKDSRKSLPSKRKQVIVGVYDTGFAQFDGSVILGDIREVQRLNKWNENQVGGFEVLIDDFDELKQKGNEVYSSIGSTLNSMTIVGNNPAIFDWIKLTNNNVWFIIGIMILVASINMITALLVMILERVQMIGILKALGSNDTSVRKIFLYNAAYLILKGLFWGNIIAFVLLMTQKQFGIISLDPETYYVTKIPVYFNIGYILLLNLGTLVLCFVMLVIPSYIITKILPVKSIKFA
- a CDS encoding exo-beta-N-acetylmuramidase NamZ domain-containing protein; this encodes MKLSRFKSTYLLLFLLMNFQLISCAQKTKGQRLKVKSESLKTEKPKIKTGAERTNLYLNILKGKIVAVVANQTSVIFREVRNSKKKAKHLVDTLLALNINLKKVFSPEHGFRGKADAGAHVDDGIDTKTGLPILSLHGKNKKPTKDQLKGIDIVVFDIQDVGVRFYTYISTLHYVMEACAEAGIPVIVLDRPNPNGHYVDGPVLEPKHSSFVGKHPVPVVYGMTIGEYGHMINGENWLANSVQCDLTVIRLANYTHKTTYSLPIKPSPNLPNDKSINLYPSLGFFEGTTINAGRGTSTQFQMYGAPFFKETKFSYTPKANEGAKYPKHKNKLCNGIDLRTNKHLSRLDLSFLKDAYKRTPIKEKFFGKTFTIHAGTKKLQQQIEQGLTESQIRRTWTKDLKAFKKVRKKYLIYE
- a CDS encoding GIY-YIG nuclease family protein, which gives rise to MKTIHQYYVYILASKIRGTLYIGVTNDLQRRVYEHKMGIKKGFTQKYNVSKLMYFETFQSIEEAITRESNMKKWKRDWKIKLIEKDNIKWLDLPKDWYDNILKD
- a CDS encoding sterol desaturase family protein, which translates into the protein METIIHYFENIPSPHRAAIVVGGITFFWLLEGALPLFNFKYKKWKHAFPNLFFTATTIIINFALAFLLLQTADWVQVNNFGLINWLPEMPLWLYVVLGVVFLDFFGAYLAHFTEHKVKPLWMVHLVHHTDHKVDTTTANRHHPIESVIRFTFTLLGIFLVGTPIGIVMLYQSCSLISTQFTHANLKMPRKIDKLISFVLVSPDMHKVHHHNMLPYTDSNYGNIFSIWDRIFGTYLELDREKINYGVDTFPDEATNSSLKELLKQPFQGYRKPTNLE